Proteins found in one Geomonas subterranea genomic segment:
- a CDS encoding NADH-quinone oxidoreductase subunit C: MAENNRAVVKLKERFADALLEYKEHRGEVTVTVKKESILEVLKYLRDDLRYNFLSDVTAVDYLGQEPRFMVVYHLLSIPNKDRVRVKAPVTEADCSIDSATALWNTANWLEREAYDLFGIEFKNHPNLVRILMTDDWVGHPLRKDYPLQGPDREPYKGRLS, from the coding sequence ATGGCAGAAAATAATCGCGCTGTAGTGAAGCTGAAGGAGCGTTTCGCGGATGCCCTGCTCGAATACAAGGAGCATCGCGGCGAGGTGACGGTGACCGTGAAGAAGGAGAGCATCCTCGAGGTACTGAAGTACCTGAGGGACGACCTGCGCTACAACTTCTTGTCCGACGTCACCGCCGTCGACTATCTGGGTCAGGAGCCGCGTTTCATGGTGGTCTACCACCTCCTCTCCATCCCCAACAAGGACCGCGTCAGGGTTAAGGCGCCGGTGACCGAGGCGGACTGCTCCATCGATTCCGCCACCGCGCTCTGGAACACGGCCAACTGGCTGGAGCGCGAGGCGTACGACCTGTTCGGCATCGAGTTCAAGAACCACCCGAACCTGGTGCGCATCTTGATGACCGACGACTGGGTCGGGCACCCGCTCAGGAAGGACTACCCGCTCCAGGGACCCGACCGCGAGC